A stretch of DNA from Synergistota bacterium:
TTTTGTGTGATATTCCTCTGCCAAGAGCAAGCCTTGCGTTTCCACGAGAGATTATTATTGGACCACCAGCGTTGCTAAGAACCTGAATTGTTTCTCCCTCAAGGATTCCAAGCATAAGCAGCTTTTTTATTCTTCCTCTTCCTCCGAGAATTTTTATTATTCTTACTTTCCTTCCACTTTCCACCATTGAAAGAGGAATCAATCTTCTATCACCTCTACCAATACGCTTTTCGCTTCTTCCTTTCGCAAGGATACTCGCGTGCCCTTAATGAGAACTTTTATGGGAGATCCAAGAGGAGCTATTTCCTCGATCTCAACCAGCTCTCCCCTTGTGAAACCCATATCAAGAAGTTTCCTTTTAAGCGGTCCTGTATCAGCAATCCTGACTATCTTTCCTCTTGCACCTATCGCAAGCGTGTCCAGACTCTTTAACTTTGGGCTTGAACTTCTATCTGGCTCATAGGATGCAACAAATTTGGCGAGCTTCTGCATGGTCTCCTCGCTCAAGTGATGTTCCATCTTGCAAGCATCTTCCTCAGCGATCTCCTCGCTTACGCCCAGAACATCGGTTAGAAAGTTTTTCAGCACCATATGACGTTTACGTATTTCGCTGGCCAAGTTTATTCCTTTTTGGGTTAGCTCTATATACCCATATTTTTCCTGTTCTATTAGCTCGAGTTCCTTGAGCTTTCTTAAAGCTTCTATAACGGATGACGCCTTAACCTTGAGAAGATTCGCGAGGTCCTTTACTCTCACAACGTTTTTCTTCTCTCTGAGAATTAGAATGCCTTCTAAGTAATCCTCAAGCGCTGGGGTAAGTCCCATAACCAAGTTAGATCACCTCCCTTTTAGGTTAACCTAATTATATTAGGATAACCTAATTAAGTCAAGATATCTGATACGCTTGACATTCTCTACCTGTAGATATAGAATTTGCCTGTGAAGATAAAAGGAGGAGAGCTCATTCGGTGAGGAAACTGCTTCTCGTCAATCCGGTGGGAACGAGTAGATGGAACTTAAGCGCTGAACTTTACCTTAAGCCGTTTATTAAGAAAGGTTTTTCTCTGTCCGTTTGTAATTTGTCTAAGGGACCTGAGAACGTGGAAACGGAGGAAGATCACATTCAAATCTGTTATTATCTTCAGGATGAGGTTCCCAAGCTGGCAAAGGGGTATGATGCCATCATAGTTAATAGCGTTCTGGAGTCGGGAATTCTCTCATTAAGGGAGCGTGTTTCCATCCCCGTTATAGGTGCCCTCGAAGCTGCCCTTTTAAAATCCACTCTTTATAGAGGCAGTTTTGCTATTATCTGTACCTGTAGAAATGAGAAGCTTG
This window harbors:
- a CDS encoding metal-dependent transcriptional regulator; the protein is MVMGLTPALEDYLEGILILREKKNVVRVKDLANLLKVKASSVIEALRKLKELELIEQEKYGYIELTQKGINLASEIRKRHMVLKNFLTDVLGVSEEIAEEDACKMEHHLSEETMQKLAKFVASYEPDRSSSPKLKSLDTLAIGARGKIVRIADTGPLKRKLLDMGFTRGELVEIEEIAPLGSPIKVLIKGTRVSLRKEEAKSVLVEVIED
- a CDS encoding ferrous iron transport protein A encodes the protein MIPLSMVESGRKVRIIKILGGRGRIKKLLMLGILEGETIQVLSNAGGPIIISRGNARLALGRGISHKILVEEVQ